The window TCGAAGGTCTCGGAGCCGCCGGGGAAGTCAGAGAAGGATATTTGGCACTGGACTTGTTCGAtttcgtcgtcgtcgtcgtccaTTTGGTGATGGGGGTTTGATGGGTTCGTCTCTTCCTCTGTGATTAGGTTATGAAGCTTTCGACTTTTCGACATGAGAGGGAACTGTAACAAATCAGAAAAATTGGAAACTGTTAGCTGAAACTTTTGGTGGAAGGTGAAGAAATGTGGAATGTCCTCTccaggtgtttgatgaaatgaccTTATGGAGATGGAAGGTCATGTCGTCGACTCGGACGACAATGTCGCTTGGCAATCCAGTGGTGCAGAACCTGCAAACACGAGATTATGAAGTGAGGTTTTCTAAAGAAATGATGCATTGATTTGATGTGGGTATCCGGCGGAAAATGGAAAAGGTGAGGTTTTTTCAATTGAACTTGAATATTGAACTCACCATGCTTGGCCCTTGGAGCTTGATTTCTCAGatgccgccgccgccgccgccgttGCTGCAGCCATTATCTCCACCTGGTAATGCCCCTGTATAGGAGTTTAACTCTTGAGTAAAAGAAAAGCCTTTTGATTAGGGAATCAGAAACTGAGATCCATGAAAGAGACAAATGGGAGAAAGGGATTGACTTGAGTTCTGTTGAGCGACTGGGAGAAGGAAGGAATGAAAGGATGGTTGACGGAATGGAAGGGTGGAAATCGTTTGGTTGTTGTGATATTCTGTGAGGAACACTTAAGCAATAAggggagagaaagaaagagagtacAGAGACAATGATAGagacaggagagagagagagagagatggaatcCAAAAAAACTGAGAGAGGACAAACAGAGCTAGCTTCAGCAAATTTCGAAAAAGGGAATCCCACAATCCAACTTTGCAAAAGACCCCATCACAAATCGGAAGAAGAATCCCACTCACAGCCCACAgctgactctctctctctctctctgtcctcACCCACTATTTCAGCTCGtatctctccctttctctctcacctcctcctcctccaaaaGCTGACAGCGAGATGGGAGTGGTGCTGGAAAAGGTACGTTGTCTTTGAGGCaaattctctctttttatttttgagacATTTAAAAAAGAGCACCAACAGTGTATGAGACATTAGAAATTGAAGGCACATTCTCTACCCTTTTACTTTCTGTGTTTTCTCTTTGTGTGgttacggttaaatcacgttaatattttatattactatttttttatcttattatttttataaaaaaataatataaaatattaacataactTAACCGTCAACACACACAAAAGAGCACGAAAAGTAAGAcggcagagaatctgcctccttAGAAATTAGCCAAACATTGCACTGCATGCCAACTGTAACTAACTAACTGGGTCGTATTTACTTTTTGGCGCAaatgatggaattgaatgatatattttaattcaattttgatCATTTAGTAATCTGGTATTAGGCTCACTTTAATATAATTATTATCCAATGTAGCAATAGCATGCCCCATTgtatttgattcatttcctTGGGGAGGCTTGAAACGATGTCCAAACCAACCTCGAAAATTCTACACTGAACTGATGAGTACGATGTATTGTTACATTGAACGGTTGGATTTGCATGTTTTGATTTTGATAATTGTACTCTTTAATTAGTACCTTATTATTTTATCGAAACTTTATCTGTAATTTTATGTAATGAACAATTCCTTCTTACGCAAAAAATATAGCATTACATGTAAGCATATAGTTTAACTCTGTACTTTAGTCTCTTCACACATGAGGGGTCATTGTTACTTATCCACATCTTAAATTCTTAATCAAGAGTGTTAGAGTAAGTAGTTTTTAAACTGTTGGGAAAATCCATGGGAGTGAGGAACAACCTACTTCTGGTGAGACCAATACAAATTCTCAACTGCCCGCATGAGTTAACAGAAAGCCACAGTCGTCTTTGTAATTTGGCGGCCTCATAAGGTAATATTGGATGTCATTAGTTCATACTTCGGAGCTTGTGAAAGCCAGAATATTATGACTCTAGTACGtggatttttgttttgtccAAAAATATAAAGTATTTGGGTTTCTACTGAAGCTTTACCAACATGAATAGTCCTTTTTTTTACAttacaaaccctaaaatttaggttccaattaaCATGCAGatgttttcattagtttttctttttcgagTGATATTGCTCTTGTTTTTGCTCTCCTATTTCAAGTGGTAGTAATGTTCGTCACTCTGTTTGtcaccgttagatgagtttaaattttaagagtTATGTTTATCTATTACATATATCCCatattttaaactaatttaaaGATAATAAATAGGATGGTGAGAAAAAATATTTCCGCTCTAATAGAAACGGTAGTGGTTTTATTGAGATAGCAAATAAATCGTACAGAATCAAAGAGGGCACCCACAATCAAATCCAGGGGCTCCTCAAACCAACAAATATCAGAGAAAGAAGAAATAGCCAACTTAGTCATACGATGTGCCGCAACGTTAGCAGACCGACGAACATAACAAACCTGCGAATCTTCAAATCCCCACAAGCTAGTTCGGATGTCCTCCACCAATAAGTCCATGTGAGACGCACCTTGCTTGAGGCTGCCAATAGCTTGAACAACCTGCAAAGAGTCACTTTCTACAATAATTTGTGGGAAATTCCTTTGCATAGCCCAACAAACACCATCACGGACAGCTAATAGTTCAACCATAGTGGGGTTAAGAGCAGGGGATATTTGATGAACGAAAGCTCGAACATAGCTACCAGCTTCGTCGCGAAATACCGCACCTACACCATCCAGGTTTGAGGCAGCAAGAAAAGAACCATCTACGTTGATCTTAATCCAACCAATTGGAGGGTGACACCAAAGGAACGATGCTTGTCACTCTTGCCTACTTGAATTACAAGTTGACtgcatattttatttgtttattgatgattaaaatttgaaagaacGTGAGGGAGCTTCCTCTAGTTTTTGAACAATGTGTCTGAAAGGCCAAAAAACGGGAACtctcatgcatttataccaAGATATCGACTCGGAGTAGTGTTGGACCGTTATTTGGTCCCTTTGCATTTATGGTTTACATTAATGAAACAGACGGAGAAAGCAGCGAGCATTGAATGTTTCCATGCACCCATTGACAAAACTGAAAGctgttcaaatttgaaattggtCACATCATATTATAAAAGTACtaatcttttgtttttaatgttaatCAAACTACCCGTTAATTAAACATGATTTGTTCATCTTTGGTCATTATAttgaattattttattgtgattAGAAGGGATGgagagatgatgatgatgtcaGCCATAGGGGCCAGTGCTACTGGGAAGACAAACAAACTCTTCCTTCCTCTCCGCTTTGCTTCTGACTCAATCTTGTCATTGATTTAAGAAAAGAAATGTAAGGTTAAATGGACTAAATTTACAagttaaatgatgtgtcattaataTAATAAAGCATGATATCAATGTTTAAGTAAcaaatcaatcattaactttcatgtcttttagtttctaaaatttagtttacaaatttagtctctctagtatTACTCCTTAAGAAAAACATTAAGCATACTCTCTTAACGTGAGATTTTTTATGTACTCTCCGCCACCTCatatttttgacataatattttataatattagcatgAAAATTGTGCCAAAAATATGAGATAACAAAAAGTTTATGAAAAATCTCACTTTTGAGATATCTCCTTAATAGTTCTCTTGATTTAATAGTAATTAgatgcttttcttttttaatgatttttaagTGAAAAGAGAAATGAATCAATCAGACAAAGGGTGGACTAATTGTGATTGATTAGCCCTTTGTACTCACGTTGTTTGGTAACTAATGATtagataaaaatgaaaattaatgaaaatgattagaaaacaaactttgagttttaatgataaggacaatataaagggtaaaataaaaatatcatgattgacttttagtgtaaaaatatgatttttcgttaaagtgaacattattggaagtttttcgttaaaattttctaAATAAAATGCATAAAAGAAGGATGGGGAGGTTCATTTGGGCACACACCAAATCACTACCCATTCTAAGTGAAAAGACAATAAGATGCCAAGctataaaaaaacccaaaaatgaagaaaatggattggagcttacgtggTTTTAAGCGTTTACCCTGCATCCaaagtttttatgtttgttttctttatttttttattttttaaattgctCATATAAAACATTAAATTCGTGGAAGTAGGAAAATTTTTGTAATGTATAATCATGAGTATATACACTCGATTACATGACATAATCTATCTTTCAAAAGTCTAATGTGGGTCACAATGTTGATTTGGGAAGATTAGTAAGCCCCACTACTATAATTCATAATATCCTTCGTCATCTTCATATAatttcaaatctctctctctctctctctctctctctctctctctctctctctctctctctctctctctctctctctctctcacatcaaTATTGCTCATTAAACAATTACAAGTGGGATTAAACGAAGGGAGCACAAAAACCATGAGAAACCAACCATCCAAAGAAAGGAAGAGTGGAAGACATAAAAACTAAGCCCGGCAAAAATGTTGTGTGTTGTTGTGCTTGTGTGTTTTTTTAGTGTTATATTCGTTATGTTAGTAAGTCGTGTTTTGTTAAACTCGTTATTTTAATGGGTTCTTAACATGTGACCGATAACGACTTGATTAGTTAGAGGGTCGTATCGGGTTAACAGGTCATGCAAGAAATTATCATGCCTAATGTATAGATCTGACAAACGATATCTTATCGAGTTTTTAACGAGTAATCCGATAATGACCTGACTCGTTAAGGGATTCTTAATAGGTGGCTCAATAACGACCCGACTTGTTAACATGTTGATccgaaacctgttattttcatatcattttgTGTCAGATTAACgaatcgtgtaagaaattgttaAGGCTAATCAAAATCCATGAAAGGCTAAGCTGAATCGTTAAGGAGCAGCAGCCACAAGATTAGAGGGAATATATAATTCTACTTATTGTTAACATTATTCAAATCCAAAcacgagaaaaataaaaaggcagGTTGTAGTTGGTGAAATGCCTCTTGACCATAACCTGCACAACCATTATTCCAAATTTAAATTAAGCAAAACACTAGATGAACACGATGATATTCATCCCAAACCGGCTTTTTAGCTACCATTATTCCAAATCATTGTTATTATGCTACCGCAGGGAGGAGACACCTGCAAGCTACTTACTTACCTGCACATAGAAATTACCATggattaaaccctaaaccctaatttataaTAAACATGGATATTAACTTAAGCCATTCAAACAAAAGAGACATTAGATTGTTGGATCGTATAAGATATAATTTGCTTGACGAATATCGAAGTGTGACGGATTCAGAAATTTTTATTCACGAGGGGAAAGAATAATCTCGTGTGTCACTTTGCCTAGTTTCCTATGCCTCCTTACCATGCCTTAACCTCTTTGAGGCATTTTGTCGAACATATGGTCCTAGGAAGCCTTAGTCAAGGAGAATATCAAAgtaacattgaaaaatttcatgTATAGTAACAATGGAGTTGGTGGCAAATCAATTGTAGCACAACGATAACATTCATGTTATATTATCAAATTGTCGAGTAATGTATATAACATGTTATTGTTGTTAGATTGTAAATTTGAACAATTAGTTGGATTAATTATTGTCGAAACTTGTGATTTAGAATCACGTACACTATGTCATTGTATTAAATTGATAGACTGTATAACATGAGAACACTTTCTTGTTTAATTAATAGTGggtaaacatatatatatgctgcTTAGGGTCTAATATACAAAACATACCAaatattatatgtatgtatgtatgtatctatctatatatatatatatatatatatagggaattgttattgacactccaaaaatctcatgctacactccaaactttctatatttggaaagaaaaatacacttgtgaggagtgtagaatgagatttttgaagtgtcaataacacttccttatatatatatagaggaagcctttaagggaagggatccctatttttcaaaaaaaatgagaaCATCCTCTTGACCTTTagatttggctttaatgaaattctgtGGTTGAGATTCTATGGtttgtgatttaatctcaatcacagaatttcattaaagccaaatctaacggtcaagaagatgttcccatttttttttgaaaaatggagaCACCTTCCCTTAAagagcctatatatatatatatatatatagagtacCACTATTACACAATATcatatgaagaagaaaaaagcatGAAATGATGTTAGATAATATACATATAGAAAGATACCTGAGGCAGAAGCCAGAGATTGTTGCTGAGTGGCTGTCGTACCCTGCTGCTGGTTTGATACCACAACACCAGGCCATGAGCGGCACATGCAGTGCTTTCCCTGCTCGATGCCATCGTACAGATCCTTCAAGTGCTTCCCACATCCTCCCCACGACGTCTTCCCACATTGCTTGCATTCCACTCTGAAACACATCCTTTTTCGATTTCGACAACAAACAACCCTTGATTTTGACTCCAAGTTCTCTGCTTTCTTTCGGTGGAGATCGGGTGGatgtttgtttcttgctttgCTTCCCATCTTATCCAATTCCAGTTGTATATATGCAGTCTCTTTCGCTTTAATCTCATCGACTTTATTTGTCTCAATGCTCTCAAATGCCCCTCGTTACTTAGTGTTGAAGCTATAGCTTATTGTTATACTCTTCGCATAGTATTTCACATATTTTATTGGCAACAACCAAATGGATTTTGAATCATTTCGGCACATGTTTTCGAATGCTTTTCTTCTCctatggttttattttttatttttgatcgTCCTGCAACATTGTAGGAtaattaaaatcattaattttcgAAGAATGAACGAAATTGAAAATCGTTTAATCATTTGATTAACAAACGTGATAATATTGTGTTTTGCAGTATATTGgactcatttatttatttgatatcaGTTGGAGTTAAATGACTGAACGATTTCAATCAGTAATATCATAAGACTCATTAGTGTTTTAGATGACAATGGAGGACGGCAATAGTGCCTCAAATGTGAAATGGACCCCATGAAGCATTGAGATGGTAGGAACTAGGAACAACTTTGTCTCATATATTCATCAGCTTCTACTGCGTTCATAAGAAATGTCAATCATAGCAATAAATCTGGCTCCAGtccaaaagttttttttattttgactaAATTGAAAACCAGAGGCAAACCGATCCGTCCAGTCGAGTGGCGATAACCCTGGCTTAAATGGCCACCCCGATGTTGAAAATGAGGTGGAAATGGAAACGAAATACGTTACGtaagtataaacttaaaatcATTTGAGAAAATTCAAAGTTAAAATCATTTGAGAAAATTCAAAGTTGATGAGTTATAATAACCATATGGGTTTCATAGTCTCATCTTGTTGATCACGGTAGTAACTTAAGGATTCACGGTCATCTACCTTTGAATTCAATATCAATGATacaaattaaaacacaaaaacacaTACATTCATTCTTCCCCTCTAACATCAAATTTAAGAGTGACCGAGCGAGTGCCCAAAATAGAGAGACAAAATTTATTAGGGTTTCATTTCGCATTCAATTTTCATGGCCTTGGGACAATTTTTCACTTGAGCATATGGCAATTCGAAAATGAATCCCCAAGCAAAGGGACCTGGCAAGATTATGATCCATTACAAACCAGCATCAACTTTAATCTTTAATCGCATGGAAAATATCCCACTAACCACGGCCTTCAAGGAGTTCATGATCTCAATTTCTAAATATTAAATAGCAAGGTACATCACATACAACTAAAACTACTAGTCTGCTTgaattttaactaggaatcacTCCGCGTATAATACTGGAATCCATGACCTTCATGACGCATTTCCCTCACCCTTGTCTTCCGATGAATCCAAAGCAGGTTTCTTCGATGCGCTTGATTCTCCCGAGCCTGTGTTCATCAACACTCGCTTGACTCCTCTTCCTACCACACCAAGATGTGTGACTCCAGAAGCTCCATTCGTATGAGCAGTAGAAACAGTTGGGGAGTCAAAACCTCCATTGTTGTCAGCAGTTCCCATCCTTGAAGAGCTCATCACTGATGGAGATTCACTTTTCTCCGTGCCTTTTGCCTTGGCAGACACAATTCCCATAATCTCAGCGAGAATGGATTTTGGGTTTGACGCCAGTTGTTGCAGATCTTCAAGCTACAAactcaataatacaaaaatcagataaaacataaacgtgaatgttttccatttttaaaattaaaggaTGAAATATTATTAGCTACCTTCTTTTCCAGATCTCCAGCGAGTCCAGTTAGTGTTTCAATCTCTGCCTGTTCATCTGTCACAATATTATCAGACTTGGTCATATTTGAGGAGAGCGTGACACCTGGCTCCAATGCAGAAGCAGACGACGACATTGTGGATTCCGTGAAACTCCTTGATTCAAGCATGAGCCGCCGCACACGAGACTTGCAGGTTGATATAGCCTTCTGGCAATACAGAATGGCTTCCTCAGGCTTCGAGCCAATCTCTAGACACAAACATATCCGAAAATTTCTGAATTCTCCGGTTAAGGTTGTGAGTCCCTGACCCAGAGGGAACACAGGGAAAccagaataaaataaaacaaaaatatagaaaagaaTGTCTTATTAGTAACAGTTATGAACTCAAAGGCTATATGTCAATCCCAAACAGGATACAGTTCAGCTATACGTCGACTATCAGGCTCAACCAACTGCTCCAAAATGGAAAGTGCTTTCTGGTAGTCACTGAGAGAAGTTTCAATGTCCTCTACAAGGAGACACAATGTAAAGCCAaataaagatgttttcataaGAAATGAACCAAAAATTATAGTGAAGTTCAAGAACCTCTTCAACCAAAAATTATACACAGATTTCAATTCAACCAAACTGAGTACACAACAGACCTCTTTCCAGTGCAACTTCTGCCAAAGCCGATAATATGTCGACCTTCTCCAATGTGTCAGCCGGGTGTTTTTCAACAATAGCTCTTGCCACATCAAGCATTTTCCATGCCAAATCAAGGTCAGTTTCATCTTCATCTGCATCTGCTTCAGCCAGGTCTTCATCATCGCTATTATCATCTTCATCCTTGTCTTTTCCACCAGAAACTGcctcagaaaagaaaatgaactgTTAAACTTAATAACGTAATGATAACAAACAATGATAAGTTATTCTCAAAAATCCGTTTTGGGACAGTAAGTATCATCTGACAGGTCTGTATATACCTAATCTTATGTCCTTTATATCCTTCTTAGCTATTTAGACTCTATTTCTCCGTATCTTACATGGAATATACTGTCAAATGAGTTGCTTAATACACACACTAAACAACAATCCAAAACATTGACGATATGATGCTACGATTCCTCTAGTATCTAAACCAGAAGAcatgcacaaacacacacaGAGGATAGAAGTTTAGACTTTTACAAGTTCATCACTGTGCAAAACAGTGTCTCTTGGCCGATTTTATTATCTCGAAATTTTTATAGGATATGAGACTCATGATATGTTCCCAAACAGAAGGCATGACTCATTTGATTTTCCAATAGATTTGAGGTCGAAGAGTAATAGTGGAGTAAATCTGTATGAGCAGCTATGGTACCATCAAGGAGAGGTAGACACAGTGTCTCATGCACATCAACAGTTATCAACGACACCAATTTTTACAGGAATACATGACTGCAATATCATTACATTATATGTGATGAAGATATCCTTATACATGTGCAACATTTATGCAAAAAGCAAAGAGCTAGATTGAATGACTTTTATTTCTAGTTAAGTGGGTTTGGAATTCACGGCTCTATAATTCCACAGATGTTCATGATTGACTGCCAACAGAAATTCACATGTTCTATTAGACAATTATACTCGAGAACCATCACAAATGACATACCACCATCAGCATCTGCTCCCTCCTGATTACTCAAACTTGCATCCTGTTCAGCATTACTTGAAACAGCAGCTGTGGAAGATTTACCATTTACAACATTCTTAGCAGATTCTTGCTGCGATTCACCCTCCTTCTTGGGTACAGCACCCAATGGATCGGTCTCCTCTTGAGCTTTGTAAAGCAATGCACATCCATATTTATAGTAAGCATCGACACACTGAGGAGCAAGTTCTCCGAAATGTGCAACCCTGCATTTATTCACATAATCAATAGTAATTACTAATTAGCATACCTAAAAAAGAGAAGCACCTAAGAAAAGCACACAGGTCATCTGCAAATTAACTAATGCAGATTATATGAGAGTACAAATAATAGCAAAAATTAAATGAGAAAGTGAATATGAAGAAATGCAATGGATAAACAAATGCAATACAATATAACAGAGTCTAATACCATAATTAACGCATCCTgcgaatttgtaaattttggaaACCATGGTTAAACAAATGCAACACGATGTAACAGGGCAAAGAAATTGGACTCCATCAAATGCGCAATTCTGCAACTAAATTGTTGCATTAGCAGGGCTCAACAGCACAAtacaaaaattttgaaatatgaaAATGAGCATACCGGCGTCATGCTTGCTCGATTAACAAAgatatcaaaattgaaaaagcaTAATTCATAGTGTAAACCTTAACCGACGGTAAACTGACCTACAGACAACAATTAGGGTTTATGTCTAGAGAAGCAAAATCCACgaaatattaagaaaaacaacaaaatttaaagCATCAGAGAGCCCAAAAACTCAATTTATAAGCAAACAAACAGAATGTGAAGTAAGGCAAGCAAGAAAAATcaggaaaataaaaaaccctaacCTGATTTCCAAGGCACGGCTGAAGCACTCGGTGGCCTCGCCGAAATCAGAGTCCTTGACCGCCTTGGAGCCCTTCTCCATCAGCTCGTCGGAAAACTCGAGCGACTTTTCGCGATGGTCATTGGAGCTGACAGCTGAAGCTTTCGCGCTTTCGTTGTTGCAAGTGGACTCGGTGCCTCCCCGAGCTAACTCCGTGATGGTGGCCTCGTTGGACCTCTGAGACTCCAAGGCTGTgttttgggttagggtttcGCTCGCCGTCGCCGACGCCAACGCCGATGCTTCTTCGACCATCGCTCAAAAACCCTCTCTTTCTTGGCGCAAAAATGGTGAGCGCTCGATTAGAAAAAATAAACCGAAAATTTTATAGAGGgaaattttgtctttatcaaCCTCGAAACGCGGCGTTTTGTTGAGTAGAGCTGTGGTACACAAATCCAAGGGTATATTcgtctttaaaattttaaatataaataaataaaaatgctaGAGGATTAGTTAGTTTGCGTGTGGTGTCAAAATTCGCAAAATTTTCTGAGAGAAGAAATGGCAGCGAGAGCATCAGTACTAGCTCTCCACCAAGTAAGAAATGCGCACCGCACCTCCACCTCCTCCCCGGCGCACGCTTCCAAGCCTGCGCCGCCTCGTGGGCTCACATTACCCGGGCGGAGACAGTTGGCGCTGTCGCTGACGTGGACTGCGGCGCTGGCAGCTGTGGCTGCCAAGGAAGCGAAGGCGGAGGACATTGGGCTGTTTGGGCTGAGGAGGAAGGTGAAAGAGGCGGAGAAGGAAGCGGAGGTGATAGTGAAGGAAGGGTTCGAGACGGCGGAGAAGGGGCTGGAAACGGCGGAGAAGGGGATAGAATCGGTGGAGCGAGGGATTGAAACGGCGGAGGAAGGGGTGGAAGCGGCGTTGAGCTTCGGGGGTTTGGCACAGGCTGGAGCGGTAGCGGGAGCGGAGGTTGTGGGGGTTTTGGTGGCGACTTCGATTGTGAATGGGATTTTGGGGCCGGATAGTTAGTTAGGAATCGAGAAGTGAAAACTCGATTTCGATTGTGttggttattttgtttttttttcctttgtgaaaTTTGACTTATTGGGATTGTGCTGTAAGTTGTAAACTTCAAGTATTTAATTATGAGCTAATTAACGAGAATTATTGCTAATCATGCATTACATGATGATGGTAAATTTCGTAATTAGCAACTTAGTAATATTCTTTtccacttgtaagtaagaggttttaaattttatttttgtcaaatataaatttgaaccacattattactagcctattgtgaggtttaCCTCACTTCATCACTCCTTAATGTGGAtagtatttcaaaaaaaaaaaaaaatcgtttattaaaaaaaagtcaTTAAAAACTGACAATCTTATACTCAATTGAAGATCGTGCTAAAATCCAACTCTTTTCACGCTAACAAAAAACTAATCATGCATAAATCATGATTAATATTTTGATTGAAATAGCATTGATGTGGTTAGTATTTGGTTCACTTATTGAAAGAAGTATTTTGGACGAGGGAGGGTCAATTCTAAACTTGATCTTTAAGTTTAGGCACAAATTAAGAGataaaaaagatcaaaatttaagAAGGACAAATTGAGGTAAAATTTGGTGAAATTAAAAAAGACATGATGTGAGCCGCGAGGGAGTGAGGGATGTAGAAGAAATGTCGAAGAAGAGAAAGCAAACATGATTCGTTCATTGACAAGTTTTTCTTGATTAATTAGGCTCTTCCGCTTGTAACAGTTAAACTATTAAACAAGACAAGTCTTCGTAGATtcgccaaaaaaaataaaaaaaataaagttgagttgagttgataaaaataaaaaatgctgctatttaaatatacaaaattaatatatttatcgACACACGCTCTAATACCGGTGAAAATATATACAATCATAAGATCTTAAATTTACTTACCGCGCTTTGGAGGCTTGGAGCGTGAAAAGCGTGAAAAGTGAGAAATGACTTCGAAGAAGTCCCAGCCCTTTCTCTCATCCACAAAAGAAGTCAGTTTTCGGCCCACTGTTTAGAACAGTATTAAACTCGAAAGGGCAGTCGCAGCAGGATTATCTGCAAATTACAAATGGGTCACGTGGCTTCAAACCCGGTTAGCCTCCATAGATTCCGGCCATGTTTCCAAACTCCTCGACTTCACCACTACGTTAAGCCTACTCCCCACTTCCCAAACCACCACCGTCGATTTCCGACCGTTTCTTGCCAGCAAACCCCCAATCCACCTGACCCCTCCTCAACGGTACGCTTTTATCTGAAGAGCTCCCATCTTTTTGGCATAAATCACTATTTGAAGAGCTCCCTTTCAATAATTTGCATATTTCCCAATTTATC of the Pyrus communis chromosome 1, drPyrComm1.1, whole genome shotgun sequence genome contains:
- the LOC137735809 gene encoding uncharacterized protein; amino-acid sequence: MVEEASALASATASETLTQNTALESQRSNEATITELARGGTESTCNNESAKASAVSSNDHREKSLEFSDELMEKGSKAVKDSDFGEATECFSRALEIRVAHFGELAPQCVDAYYKYGCALLYKAQEETDPLGAVPKKEGESQQESAKNVVNGKSSTAAVSSNAEQDASLSNQEGADADGVSGGKDKDEDDNSDDEDLAEADADEDETDLDLAWKMLDVARAIVEKHPADTLEKVDILSALAEVALEREDIETSLSDYQKALSILEQLVEPDSRRIAELNFRICLCLEIGSKPEEAILYCQKAISTCKSRVRRLMLESRSFTESTMSSSASALEPGVTLSSNMTKSDNIVTDEQAEIETLTGLAGDLEKKLEDLQQLASNPKSILAEIMGIVSAKAKGTEKSESPSVMSSSRMGTADNNGGFDSPTVSTAHTNGASGVTHLGVVGRGVKRVLMNTGSGESSASKKPALDSSEDKGEGNAS
- the LOC137735825 gene encoding uncharacterized protein gives rise to the protein MAARASVLALHQVRNAHRTSTSSPAHASKPAPPRGLTLPGRRQLALSLTWTAALAAVAAKEAKAEDIGLFGLRRKVKEAEKEAEVIVKEGFETAEKGLETAEKGIESVERGIETAEEGVEAALSFGGLAQAGAVAGAEVVGVLVATSIVNGILGPDS